GTGAGAATCTACTAGAAATCTCTACACAGGCTGGCAGCCTGTGCCACTTGTCTTCCTTTTCAGTTTTACTCTTATGCTGCTCTTGATGCTCTTCCACGGTTACAACAGCGGCTGCTGGTTGTTACTTGTCTGATGAGCTGAAATCGCCGGTGGCGACGACTTCCTTGTCGTCGAGCCGGATGCGGATTTCGTCCTCGATATTCTCGACTTCGTTCTTCCCCTTCACCATCCAGGCCACGAGCTGGTTGTCGGTGATGCGGAGCACGCCGCTCGTCTTCGAGCCGACCTGCAGTTGAATGCTCAGGCCGTCGAACTCGATGCGCTTCTGGTGCTTGCCCGAGAGATCGAAGTTGAAGAAGAAGACGAAGGCGTCGCGTTCTCCCCGGTGGACGTAGGCCCGCATGTCCTGGCTGTAGGTCACGCTGGGCTGGAAGCCGGCCTGGGCGAGACGCTCGGCGAACTTGCCCTCGGCGAACATGTTTTGCTTATCGTAGACGACCTTGCCGTCGCGCCGTTTGACGGCGGCTTCAACCGCCTCTTTCAGCAGCGTGCAAGGCTCCCAACGCAGGTTCACCTCGGGCAGGTCGCCGGAGATGAACAGCCGGCCGCCGGCTTCGATGAACTCGGCCAGACGCTGCTGCTCCGGATCATCCATGTAGAAGGCGCTGTGGATCGCCACCCCCTTCGAGGCGTGAAGCTGCGCCGGCGTGGCCGCTTCCAACTCGTACATGGCAAAGCCGTAGCCAGCCGCTTGCAGCGAACTCGAGAAGGCCTCGAAGCCCTGGTGCCCGCAGCGGGGAATGCCTTTGTCCTCGAGCCCCCAATAACGCTCGTCCGGCACCCACGACGAGACCGCCGCGTACGGAGCGTAGAGCAGATAGGCACAGTCGGCCGCCACGTCGCACGACAGCAGCGCGCTCCCATGCTCGGCGAACCAGCGGTTCATCATCGTGGCCGTTTGCCACATGGGACGGAAGTTGCCGTGCTCGTCGATCGGCGCATGCGAGGGGAACGTGGGGCACTGGAGCTTGGTGATGCGATCGAGCGTTTCGTCCCAGTAGGCGGTGCCCACGCCGACGAAGATGTCGTAGCCCGTGGCCCCCGCGGCCACCGAGGCGAGCGTCTGGAAGAAGGGCACGAGCGGATAACGCGACTTGGCGTCGTACAACGTGCCGAAGCCCCAGTTCTCTTCCATGTTGATGCCGCGGGCGCGGCGCGCCGTGTTCACGTAGCGATCGAACACGTCGCGATCGTACGAGGCCACGCCCAGCCAGCTAATCATGCCGTATTCGTAGGCATCGGCGTCCTGCTCGATGCGGTTCATCGCGAACCACCACTCGGAATAAAGGGGCCGGTAGTCCGCTGGGATCGTTTCGGCCGCCCCCTCTTTCAAATCGGGCACGTTCTCTTCGATCGGCGGCGTGATGCCGGCGTAGTTCGTCAGATAAGGCAGGTGCGAGATGCCGAGGTACTTCTCGTAACGCACGTAAATATCACGGCGCAACCGCCACTGGTACTCGGCCCAGTCGACGTAGCGCAGCAGATCCTCGCGGCGGCGCGGGCCTGGCGCTTCGGCGGTCGAAACGGTGTTCGCCTTGGCCGGCTGGTAGCTGAGGTTCTTCGGCGCCGCGTCGTCGGCCAATTCCAGACGCGGACCCGGCACGAAATCGAACGCCGGATACTCGGTGCCGTGCAGGCGGTTGTAGGTGGCGATGTCGCCGTACCGCTCGGTCACCAACTGCTGATAGTAACGCATGCCCGAGGGCTCGTAGCCGATGTGCCACGGCGGATCGTTCGACATGCAATAAATGGTCTCGTCGTTCAACTGCAGGCCGATGCAAGGGCCTTCCTGCGAGCAGTAGGGCGTGATGACCTTGCCCACCGCACCCAAGAACTCTTTCACCAGGCTGTCGAACTCTTCGCTGAGCGGCGCGGGCAGGATGCTGTTGTCGTAGGTCCAGCGATTCGGCCGCCCGTGGTGGCGCCGCGCCGCCGGCATGCCGGGATTGAACAGCGGGCAGACCAGGTCGGGCAGCCCGCCCACGTTCAACTCCGAGTGAACGAACGGCCCCGGCTTGACGATCATCAACAGGTCGAGCTCTTTCACCAGCTTGAGAAAGCCGATCAGATCGCGGCTGTCTTTCGTCTGGCCCTCGAAATCGAGCCAGTACTTGCCCTCGGTACACTGCAGGTGATGGCGCCAGGGGGTGTAGAACGTGATCAGTTCCACGCCCCCGTCGCGCAGCTTCTCGAGGCGGTCGCGCCAGTTGTCGCGGGCATCGCGGTAGTACTGATAGTCGCTGGCGATGGCAAACCACGGCGCGCCATCTTTCCAGTAGCGGCCGTCTTGGTAGGTGTACTTGCTCATGGGGCGGTAACCGCAGTCTCCAAGAATAAATGATTTCCACGGGCGACCAGATCGCGGCGCGCGGAGAGCGCGGCCAGCAGCGCGACCTTGACGCGCGAGCCCGCCGGACGTCCCGAGACGGCATCCAAGAGACGCACGTCGTACTTGCCGGCCCAGCGTTCGTAATAGAATGCCCAATAGGGATAGGCGATGGTCTCGGAGCGAACGAGCTCGAGTCGATGTCCCTTGCCGCGCCAGCGCCGGCGGCTGGCGCAAAAGGCGCGCGCTTGCCGGCGGGCCAGTTCTTCTGCCTCGACGACATCGAGTCGTGGCGCGAACTGTTCGCCGAGCGGCACAGGCTCCCATTCGATGCCGGCCAGATCGTGCAGCTCGACAATCGGCTCGTGCCCTCCCACGAGCGCCGAGAGCTTGAGGGAATGCTGTTCGAGGTCTACGGCGAATTCGACGAGATAGTAGGGGAGCGAAACGAGCTCGAGCCGCGCCATGGCCGCCGGCTTCGCCGCGCCGAACAACCAGCGCGCGAGGCTCCCACGCCGGGCTCGCTCGAGCCGGGCGCGGGCAGTGTCGCGATCGATCGTGGGCCGCAGTCGTTGCAAGAGAGGCTTCGTGCTTTCTGAGAGGCTCTATTTCGAGACGCCGTCGGACGGCGTCTCCTGGCGAACGATCGGCTTGCGGAGCCGCGCGCCGATCCAAAGCATGAGCAGCCCCACGCCGAGCGTCGCCAGCCCCGCCCCCAGGTTCACGATCATGGCGTGCGTGTGGCCGAGCGTCCAATAGGTGCCGATCACAACCAGCACGCCCAGCACGCAAAAAAAGATCCCCAGCACAGACAGCGTGCCGGCGTCGCGGCGTCGCAGTTCGGCAAGCCTGTGTTCTTGCATCGACGGCAGCTCCCAGGATTCGCTTGCGCCCGCTGGCTTACAACCACCAGTAGACGGCTATGTAGGGCAGGATGACCAGTAAGGCCCAGATGCGGAGATCGCGCCAGCGGGCACGATCGGGCGCGCCCAAGTAGATGTAATCCTTCTTGAGCGACAGGATGAACACCGCGGCCAGCACGAACAGCCCCACGGCACAAAAGCGTCCGGCCGAGGGGGGCAGACTGTCGATCCAACGGTCGAGCGGCTCGTGCCAGGCGCGCAGTGGCGGGCCAAACGTCGCACGCACCCAATCGTAAAAGTTGTTCCAGGCTTCGTTCATGGGGCACCTGTCTGACGGTCGCCGGTGGCCTGTTCCCGCAGCAGGGCCTGCGTGTCGGCGTCGCGCAGCACCTGTCCGAACACCAGGCCGCGCAGCTTCTCGGGGGACTCCGGACGCGTCAGCAAACTGACGACAACCGTGACCACCAGCGAGAACAAGAACGTCCACACGGAGACGAACAGAAAGGGTTGGTCCGAGGGAAAGACCGCATCGCCCAGGATGTTCAACAGCCCCGCCAGCAACACCCCCGACACCAGGCCGGCCAGCGCCCCCCAGCCGGTGGCGCGCGGCCAGAGGATGCCCAGCAGCAGAATGACCAGCGTCGGCCCCTGGAACAGTGAAAACATCGTTTGAATGGCGACGTAGATCGTGTCGAACCATTCTTTAATCTGCGGCGAGATGAGTCCTGCGCAGACGATCAACAGGGCGGTCAACGCGCGGCCGAGCCACAGGCCGTGCGCGTCGGACATGGGGTGCCCCGTCGCTCGCTTCCAAACGCGGGCATGGATGTCTGCAATGTAAACCGTGCTGGCCGAGTTCAAGTAGGAGTCGATATTCGACATCAGCGCGGCAAAAAAGGCGGCGAACATCAGCCCGGTGAGCCCGGGGGGCATCAGCTCGCGGATCATCGTTGGCACGGCGCCGTCGGGATTCTCCAGGTTGGGGTGGATCGCGCGGGCCGCGAGCCCCGGCACGAACATCAACAGCGGGATGCAGAGCTTGAGCAACCCGGCCACGACCATGCCTGCCTTGGCGTCCCACTCCGACCGAGCGCCGAGCACGCGCTGCACGATCACCTGGTTGCCCACGAAGTAGGCGCTGGAGAGAACCAGCCCCAGGCCGAAGACGATGCCCGTCCAGGGATAGGGAGTATCGGCCGAGTGGGGAAGCAGCAGCGTGAAATGGTGCTGCGTCTCCGGCCCCTGGGCGAGAATCGCTTCGGTCATCCCCTGCCAGCCCCCCGCTTCCCACACGCTGAGCACGAGCAGCGCCGCGGCGCCGATGAACATGACCAGGAGTTGGATCACGTCGGTCATCACAACCGCCGTCAAACCGCCGGACACGGTATAGACCCCCACGACAACCGCCATGAGGATGATCGACCATTCCTCGCGCCAGCCCATCAACTCTTGCAGAAAGACGCTCGAAGCACGAAACATGATGGCGATCATCATGAGCATGAAGACGAGCCAGATCGCGACCTGAATCATCCGCACGGCGTTGTTGTAGCGCCGGCCGAGAAACTCGGGAATCGTAAAGACCCCGGCTCGCCAGTAGTAGGGCACGAAAATGAACGCGGCAACGACCGTGGCCGGCATCGAGCCGAGCCAGTCGAAATTCGCCTGCGAGACGCCATAACGGTAAGCCCCCCCCGAGCCGGAGATCATGTCGGTGGCGCCGATATCGCTGGCCACGACCGAGATGCCGATGGCCCAGAAGGGGAGTGCCCGGCCGCCCAGGAAAAAATCGCCGGCCGTGTCGATGTAGCGGCTGAAATAGATACCGATCGCCATCACGCCCAGCAGGTAGGTGGCGATGATGATGTAGTCGATCGGCAGTAGATTCGTGGGGGAGTCCACAGCGCGGGCATACTCGAGGCGGGAGCGGAATCCGAAGCGAGCCCATCGGTGACGGGCCGCGCCCAGGGGGGCAGACCCAGGATGGTATCACGCAAGGCCGCGATGTCCAACCGGCTGGCGTCGCGGTTTGCCTCGGAACTTGCGCCAAAGGAACAGATGCGGCTTCACTGGGCGGCTCAGTACGGGTGCTGAGCCGCGTAGAAGAGCCCAAGCGGAGTTTTCATTCTCGCTCAAAGGCGCGGAACTGCGGAGAGATACTCTGGCAACAGGAGCTATAACCGCAAGTCCCGGTCTATCGCCCGTCCACTCCAAGTTGATCTACTTAACCCTGTCGCTTGACCATCGCCTCGACCCAGACGGGCACGTAGGGCGGGATGCAGCCCTTCGATACTGGCCAGTCGCGGTAGAGGCCGATCTTTTCGCCGATGGCGACGGCACGCTGGCGGAGCTTCGGGTGATGGATGCCGATCGCGCCCAGCGTGTTGTTCATCGTCCACTGCACCTCGGGGGGCGCCTTGGGCATCTCTCGCTCGAGGCGGTCGAGTAGCGCCGCCGGGTCGAGGCCGTCGCTGGCTCCCTTGTTCACGCGGCTGGCCGTGAGGTTCCAACCTGCTCGCGCGGCCCAGCGATCTTTGGCCTTCATCCACTTCTCGCGCAGCGAGTCTTTCTCGGGATGCTGTGCAACGACGTAGGCGTTCAGCCAGTCGGCCACCTGCGCGCAGGTGGTCGATCGCGTCAGCTTGTCGAGCTCGCCCGGGGTGAGCGACTTGGGCTTGATGATGAGCGTGGCCAGGAGCTGCGCCTCGACATTGCCCGTGTCCCAAAGCCGCAGCGCGAGCGCGTGATCGGTCTTGATCCCCTTGGCGATCTCGCGGATGTCGCCCAGCTTCACGCCGAACTGGTTGTCGGGCGCGCCGGCCTTGGCGTTGTGCTTACGCCGCGCATCGT
The nucleotide sequence above comes from Pirellulales bacterium. Encoded proteins:
- a CDS encoding DNA alkylation repair protein, which encodes MSVKEILAQLKSLGDDARRKHNAKAGAPDNQFGVKLGDIREIAKGIKTDHALALRLWDTGNVEAQLLATLIIKPKSLTPGELDKLTRSTTCAQVADWLNAYVVAQHPEKDSLREKWMKAKDRWAARAGWNLTASRVNKGASDGLDPAALLDRLEREMPKAPPEVQWTMNNTLGAIGIHHPKLRQRAVAIGEKIGLYRDWPVSKGCIPPYVPVWVEAMVKRQG
- a CDS encoding sodium/solute symporter (Members of the Solute:Sodium Symporter (SSS), TC 2.A.21 as described in tcdb.org, catalyze solute:Na+ symport. Known solutes for members of the family include sugars, amino acids, nucleosides, inositols, vitamins, urea or anions, depending on the system.) → MDSPTNLLPIDYIIIATYLLGVMAIGIYFSRYIDTAGDFFLGGRALPFWAIGISVVASDIGATDMISGSGGAYRYGVSQANFDWLGSMPATVVAAFIFVPYYWRAGVFTIPEFLGRRYNNAVRMIQVAIWLVFMLMMIAIMFRASSVFLQELMGWREEWSIILMAVVVGVYTVSGGLTAVVMTDVIQLLVMFIGAAALLVLSVWEAGGWQGMTEAILAQGPETQHHFTLLLPHSADTPYPWTGIVFGLGLVLSSAYFVGNQVIVQRVLGARSEWDAKAGMVVAGLLKLCIPLLMFVPGLAARAIHPNLENPDGAVPTMIRELMPPGLTGLMFAAFFAALMSNIDSYLNSASTVYIADIHARVWKRATGHPMSDAHGLWLGRALTALLIVCAGLISPQIKEWFDTIYVAIQTMFSLFQGPTLVILLLGILWPRATGWGALAGLVSGVLLAGLLNILGDAVFPSDQPFLFVSVWTFLFSLVVTVVVSLLTRPESPEKLRGLVFGQVLRDADTQALLREQATGDRQTGAP
- a CDS encoding beta-galactosidase, which codes for MSKYTYQDGRYWKDGAPWFAIASDYQYYRDARDNWRDRLEKLRDGGVELITFYTPWRHHLQCTEGKYWLDFEGQTKDSRDLIGFLKLVKELDLLMIVKPGPFVHSELNVGGLPDLVCPLFNPGMPAARRHHGRPNRWTYDNSILPAPLSEEFDSLVKEFLGAVGKVITPYCSQEGPCIGLQLNDETIYCMSNDPPWHIGYEPSGMRYYQQLVTERYGDIATYNRLHGTEYPAFDFVPGPRLELADDAAPKNLSYQPAKANTVSTAEAPGPRRREDLLRYVDWAEYQWRLRRDIYVRYEKYLGISHLPYLTNYAGITPPIEENVPDLKEGAAETIPADYRPLYSEWWFAMNRIEQDADAYEYGMISWLGVASYDRDVFDRYVNTARRARGINMEENWGFGTLYDAKSRYPLVPFFQTLASVAAGATGYDIFVGVGTAYWDETLDRITKLQCPTFPSHAPIDEHGNFRPMWQTATMMNRWFAEHGSALLSCDVAADCAYLLYAPYAAVSSWVPDERYWGLEDKGIPRCGHQGFEAFSSSLQAAGYGFAMYELEAATPAQLHASKGVAIHSAFYMDDPEQQRLAEFIEAGGRLFISGDLPEVNLRWEPCTLLKEAVEAAVKRRDGKVVYDKQNMFAEGKFAERLAQAGFQPSVTYSQDMRAYVHRGERDAFVFFFNFDLSGKHQKRIEFDGLSIQLQVGSKTSGVLRITDNQLVAWMVKGKNEVENIEDEIRIRLDDKEVVATGDFSSSDK